One Streptomyces fagopyri DNA window includes the following coding sequences:
- a CDS encoding ABC transporter permease — protein sequence MTQPVSPPRGSTGKVPPMGELPAWRTLGARADVRTLSLLGVLVALIVIGGITKPDEFLDTRNLQLVLTQASVIGVVTVGMTFVITSGGIDLSVGAIVALSSVWATTVATQEYGFAGILFTAVLVGVGCGLVNGLLIAYGGMVPFIATLAMLASARGLALQITDGRTQIVSVDAILNLGERDSYVLGVPPLVLVFAVVTVIGWLILNRTTFGRRTVAVGGNAEAARLAGIDVRRQRLYLYLLSGLCCGIAAFLLIILSGSGQNTNGNLYELDAIAAAIIGGTLLSGGRGTITGSVLGVLIFTTITNIFALNNLQSDVQQIAKGAIIVAAVLVQRRTASTT from the coding sequence ATGACGCAGCCCGTGTCCCCGCCCCGGGGCAGCACCGGCAAGGTGCCACCGATGGGTGAACTCCCCGCCTGGCGCACGCTCGGCGCCCGCGCCGACGTGCGCACCCTCTCTCTCCTCGGCGTGCTCGTCGCCCTGATCGTCATCGGCGGCATCACCAAGCCCGACGAGTTCCTCGACACCCGTAACCTCCAACTCGTCCTCACCCAGGCCTCGGTGATCGGCGTGGTCACCGTCGGCATGACCTTCGTGATCACCTCGGGCGGCATCGACCTGTCGGTCGGCGCGATCGTCGCGCTCTCCTCGGTGTGGGCGACCACGGTGGCCACCCAGGAGTACGGCTTCGCGGGCATCCTCTTCACCGCGGTGCTGGTCGGTGTGGGCTGCGGCCTGGTCAACGGTCTGCTCATCGCGTACGGCGGCATGGTGCCGTTCATCGCGACCCTCGCCATGCTCGCCTCGGCCCGCGGTCTCGCGCTCCAGATCACCGACGGCAGGACCCAGATCGTCAGCGTCGACGCGATCCTGAATCTCGGCGAACGCGACTCGTACGTACTGGGCGTTCCCCCGCTGGTGCTGGTCTTCGCCGTCGTCACGGTCATCGGCTGGCTGATCCTCAACCGCACCACCTTCGGCCGCCGCACGGTCGCCGTCGGCGGCAACGCGGAGGCCGCCCGGCTCGCCGGCATCGACGTACGACGTCAGCGGCTGTACCTCTACCTGCTCTCCGGACTGTGCTGCGGCATAGCGGCCTTCCTGCTGATCATCCTGTCGGGCTCGGGCCAGAACACCAACGGCAACCTGTACGAACTCGACGCCATCGCGGCCGCGATCATCGGCGGCACGCTGCTGAGCGGCGGCCGCGGCACCATCACCGGCTCCGTGCTCGGCGTACTGATCTTCACCACGATCACCAACATCTTCGCGCTGAACAACCTGCAGAGCGACGTCCAGCAGATCGCCAAGGGCGCGATCATCGTCGCCGCGGTCCTGGTCCAGCGGCGCACCGCAAGCACGACCTGA
- a CDS encoding sugar ABC transporter ATP-binding protein, giving the protein MAPEPPLLTMSGITKSFPGVRALDGVDLDVQVGEVHCLLGQNGAGKSTLIKVLSGAHQPDDGTIGWRGEPVALRSPIAAMRLGIATIYQELDLVEGLSVAENVHLGHEPTSAGFVVRGKAARASTAALLERLGHPEIDPARLVGELSAAQRQIVSMARALSHEVRLIVMDEPSAALDPDEVDNLFRIVAGLTADGVAVVYISHRLEEIRRIGDRVTVLKDGRAVAVGLPAKSTPTREVVALMTGRNVEYVFPDRPTRQPTAEPVLRVRGLARAGEFAPLDLDVRPGEIVGLAGLVGSGRSEILETIYGARRPTGGQVHVDGRPLRPGSVRAAVRAGLGLAPEERKAQALLMLESVTRNVSVSSMSRFARGGWIDRGAERGAARAATRELSLRPDNPSAPVRTLSGGNQQKAVLARWLLRGCRVLLLDEPTRGVDVGARAELYAVVRRLADEGLAVLLVSSEVPEVLGLADRVLVLREGRVVHTAPAGELDEHRVLDLVMEGSPAS; this is encoded by the coding sequence ATGGCACCAGAACCACCGCTGCTCACCATGTCCGGCATCACCAAGTCCTTCCCCGGCGTCCGCGCCCTCGACGGCGTCGACCTGGACGTACAGGTCGGCGAGGTCCACTGTCTGCTCGGCCAGAACGGGGCCGGGAAGTCCACCCTCATCAAGGTGCTGTCCGGCGCGCACCAGCCCGACGACGGCACGATCGGCTGGCGCGGCGAGCCCGTGGCGCTCCGCTCCCCGATCGCGGCCATGCGCCTCGGCATCGCCACCATCTACCAGGAACTCGACCTGGTGGAGGGCCTGTCGGTGGCCGAGAACGTCCACCTCGGACACGAACCCACCTCGGCCGGATTCGTCGTCCGGGGAAAGGCGGCGCGCGCGTCCACGGCCGCTCTCCTCGAACGGCTCGGACACCCCGAGATCGATCCGGCCCGGCTCGTCGGCGAACTCTCCGCCGCGCAGCGGCAGATCGTCTCCATGGCACGGGCGCTCTCCCACGAGGTACGCCTCATCGTCATGGACGAGCCGTCCGCGGCGCTGGACCCCGACGAGGTCGACAACCTCTTCCGTATCGTCGCCGGCCTCACCGCGGACGGCGTCGCCGTCGTCTACATCTCGCACCGGCTGGAGGAGATCCGCCGCATCGGCGACCGCGTGACCGTGCTCAAGGACGGCCGGGCGGTGGCGGTCGGACTGCCCGCGAAGTCCACGCCGACCCGCGAGGTCGTCGCACTGATGACGGGACGCAACGTCGAATACGTCTTCCCGGACCGGCCCACGCGGCAGCCCACGGCAGAACCCGTGCTGCGGGTCCGGGGACTCGCCCGCGCGGGCGAGTTCGCGCCGCTGGACCTCGACGTGCGCCCCGGCGAGATCGTCGGCCTGGCCGGGCTCGTCGGCTCCGGACGCTCCGAGATCCTGGAGACGATCTACGGCGCGCGCAGGCCGACCGGCGGCCAGGTCCACGTGGACGGAAGGCCGTTGCGGCCCGGCAGCGTCCGCGCCGCCGTCCGCGCCGGACTCGGGCTCGCCCCCGAGGAGCGCAAGGCACAGGCCCTGCTGATGCTGGAGTCCGTCACCCGCAACGTCTCCGTGTCCTCCATGTCCCGCTTCGCCCGCGGGGGCTGGATCGACCGGGGAGCGGAACGGGGAGCGGCGCGTGCGGCGACCCGTGAACTGTCGCTGCGCCCCGACAACCCCTCGGCCCCGGTCCGCACCCTGTCCGGCGGCAACCAGCAGAAGGCGGTCCTGGCGCGCTGGCTGCTGCGCGGCTGCCGGGTGCTGCTCCTCGACGAGCCGACCCGCGGTGTCGACGTCGGCGCGCGTGCCGAGCTGTACGCGGTCGTCCGCCGTCTCGCCGACGAGGGCCTGGCCGTCCTGCTGGTGTCGAGCGAGGTGCCCGAGGTGCTGGGGCTCGCCGACCGTGTGCTGGTGCTGCGCGAGGGCCGGGTCGTGCACACCGCCCCCGCCGGGGAGCTCGACGAACACCGTGTACTCGACCTCGTCATGGAAGGAAGTCCGGCATCATGA
- a CDS encoding ROK family transcriptional regulator gives MTARPANAHQARLLRLLRDGGPNSRAQLGDQVDLSRSKLAVEVERLLETGLVVADGLAASRGGRRSHNIRLAPALRFLGVDIGATSIDVAVTNAELEVLGHLNQPMDVREGPVAVFEQVLAMAAKLRSSGLAEGFDGAGIGVPGPVRFPEGVPVAPPIMPGWDGFPVREALSQDLGCPVMVDNDVNLMAMGEQHAGVARSVGDFLCVKIGTGIGCGIVVGGEVYRGTTGSAGDIGHIQAVPDGRPCACGNRGCLEAHFSGAALARDATDAAQQGLSVELAARLEAAGTLTAVDVAAAAAAGDATALDLIREGGNRTGQVIAALVSFFNPGLVVIGGGVTGLGHTLLAAIRTQVYRQSLPLATGNLPIVLGELGPTAGVIGAARLISDHLFSPA, from the coding sequence ATGACGGCTCGACCCGCGAACGCGCACCAGGCGCGACTGCTGCGCCTGTTGCGAGACGGCGGCCCCAACTCCCGTGCCCAACTGGGTGATCAGGTCGACCTCTCTCGGTCGAAGCTGGCCGTCGAGGTGGAACGGCTCCTGGAGACCGGGCTCGTCGTCGCCGACGGACTCGCCGCGTCCCGCGGCGGCCGCCGCTCCCACAACATCCGGCTCGCCCCGGCGCTGCGCTTCCTCGGCGTCGACATCGGGGCGACCTCGATCGACGTGGCGGTCACCAACGCCGAACTGGAGGTGCTCGGGCACCTCAACCAGCCCATGGACGTCCGTGAGGGCCCGGTCGCCGTGTTCGAGCAGGTACTCGCCATGGCGGCCAAACTGAGGTCCTCCGGACTCGCGGAGGGATTCGACGGCGCCGGGATCGGCGTCCCGGGTCCGGTCCGCTTCCCGGAGGGCGTCCCGGTGGCCCCGCCGATCATGCCGGGCTGGGACGGGTTCCCGGTCCGCGAGGCGCTCAGCCAGGATCTCGGCTGCCCCGTGATGGTCGACAACGACGTGAACCTGATGGCGATGGGGGAGCAGCACGCGGGCGTCGCACGCTCCGTGGGCGACTTCCTCTGCGTCAAGATCGGCACCGGTATCGGCTGCGGCATCGTCGTCGGCGGAGAGGTCTACCGCGGGACGACGGGCAGCGCGGGCGACATCGGGCACATCCAGGCGGTGCCGGACGGCCGCCCGTGCGCCTGCGGGAACCGCGGCTGCCTGGAGGCCCACTTCAGCGGCGCCGCACTCGCCCGGGACGCCACGGACGCCGCCCAGCAGGGACTCTCGGTGGAACTCGCCGCCCGGCTGGAGGCGGCCGGCACGCTCACCGCCGTCGATGTCGCCGCGGCGGCCGCGGCCGGCGACGCCACCGCCCTCGACCTGATCCGTGAGGGCGGCAACCGCACCGGCCAGGTCATCGCCGCTCTCGTCAGCTTCTTCAATCCGGGCCTGGTGGTGATCGGCGGTGGGGTGACAGGCCTCGGCCACACCCTGCTCGCCGCGATCCGAACCCAGGTCTACCGCCAGTCGCTGCCACTCGCCACGGGCAATCTGCCCATCGTCCTGGGGGAGTTGGGCCCCACCGCCGGAGTCATCGGCGCGGCCCGCCTCATCAGCGATCACCTCTTCTCGCCCGCGTAG